The proteins below come from a single Prolixibacter sp. NT017 genomic window:
- a CDS encoding YifB family Mg chelatase-like AAA ATPase, with the protein MLVKTYGSAVHGIDATIITIETDVTIGLRFFLVGLPDNAVKESQQRIESALRMNGFQIPGKKIVINMAPADIRKEGSAYDLPIAMGILAASNQINDAELEQYVMIGELSLDGGLQPAKGILPIAIKAREEGFKGFIVPKENAREAAVVDNLKIYGVENISEVIAFFNGNGTLEETVVNTREEFFTNINHSDFDFSDVKGQENVKRALEIAAAGSHNILMIGPPGAGKTMLAKRIPTVLPPFTLKEALETTKIHSVVGKIDKETSLMTMRPFRSPHHTISDVALVGGGTFPQPGEISLAHNGVLFLDELPEFKRTVLEVMRQPLEDRVISISRARFAVEYPASFMLVASMNPCPCGYYNHPTKPCVCAPGMVQKYLNRISGPLLDRIDIHLEVVPVPFNKLSELRTGEPSEKIRERVIQARNIQAERFRGTEIYANAQMSSRMLRKYCNPDAAGNQLLKNAMEKRGLSARAYDRILKVARTIADLEGSDNISAEHLGEAIQYRSLDSESWGE; encoded by the coding sequence ATGCTCGTGAAAACCTATGGCAGCGCCGTTCACGGAATCGATGCCACCATTATTACTATAGAAACTGATGTCACTATTGGCCTTCGTTTTTTTCTGGTCGGCCTTCCCGACAACGCTGTGAAAGAGAGTCAGCAACGGATAGAGTCCGCTTTACGGATGAACGGATTTCAAATTCCCGGCAAAAAAATCGTTATCAACATGGCACCGGCCGATATCCGGAAGGAAGGCTCAGCTTACGATTTGCCCATTGCCATGGGAATACTGGCCGCTTCCAACCAAATTAACGATGCTGAGCTGGAACAGTACGTGATGATTGGTGAGCTTTCGCTTGATGGAGGACTGCAGCCGGCCAAGGGAATTCTGCCCATCGCTATCAAGGCGCGTGAAGAAGGATTTAAAGGATTCATCGTTCCGAAAGAAAATGCCCGCGAGGCAGCGGTTGTCGATAATCTGAAAATCTACGGTGTCGAAAACATTAGCGAGGTGATCGCCTTTTTCAATGGGAACGGAACGTTGGAAGAGACAGTGGTGAATACCCGTGAGGAATTTTTCACCAATATCAACCACAGCGATTTCGATTTCTCGGATGTAAAAGGACAGGAGAATGTGAAGCGCGCATTGGAGATAGCGGCCGCCGGTTCGCATAATATCCTGATGATAGGTCCTCCCGGTGCAGGGAAGACGATGTTGGCGAAAAGAATACCAACGGTACTTCCCCCGTTTACCCTGAAAGAAGCGCTCGAAACAACCAAAATACATTCTGTTGTCGGAAAAATAGACAAAGAAACCTCGCTAATGACGATGCGACCTTTCCGATCGCCTCACCACACAATATCGGATGTTGCACTAGTCGGTGGCGGTACTTTTCCACAGCCCGGTGAGATATCGCTGGCGCATAATGGCGTTCTTTTCCTTGATGAATTGCCGGAATTTAAACGTACTGTGCTGGAGGTGATGCGGCAACCGCTGGAGGATCGGGTTATCAGTATTTCGCGGGCACGTTTCGCGGTAGAATATCCAGCCAGTTTTATGCTGGTCGCTTCTATGAATCCGTGTCCGTGCGGTTATTATAATCATCCCACCAAGCCATGTGTCTGCGCACCTGGTATGGTGCAAAAATACCTGAACCGGATTTCGGGCCCGTTACTCGATCGCATCGATATTCATTTGGAAGTAGTTCCTGTTCCCTTTAATAAATTGTCGGAATTGCGGACAGGTGAGCCCAGCGAAAAGATTCGGGAACGCGTGATACAGGCACGGAATATTCAGGCGGAACGTTTCCGGGGAACCGAAATATATGCCAACGCACAGATGAGTTCCCGCATGCTCCGGAAATATTGCAATCCGGATGCAGCCGGCAACCAATTGCTGAAAAATGCCATGGAAAAAAGGGGGCTTTCAGCCCGCGCCTATGACCGGATTCTCAAGGTGGCTCGCACCATTGCCGATTTGGAAGGTTCGGACAATATTTCAGCTGAACATTTGGGGGAAGCCATCCAATACAGAAGTCTGGACAGTGAAAGCTGGGGGGAATGA
- the mutL gene encoding DNA mismatch repair endonuclease MutL, translated as MSDIIQLLPDSVANQIAAGEVIQRPASVVKELVENAIDAGANQIKINLKDAGRTLIQVTDNGKGMSPSDARLAFERHATSKIKAAADLFSIRTMGFRGEALASIAAVADVELRTKQEGDELGTRLHIVGSEVKSQEPDNCPEGSNFSIKNLFFNVPARRKFLKANSTELKHIITEIQRVALANPELSFSLIHNDSVIYDLPSENQRKRIVNIFGKNINQSLVPVQTDTTIIRVSGYIGQPRFARKTMGEQFFFVNGRFMRHPYFHKAVMRAYEKILPPETIPAYFLYFEVEPGTIDINIHPTKTEVKFEDERSAWHIIHACIREALGKFNVMPSIEFDQAGAIDIPVAPQPGAVVPEPEIQVNPTYNPFEEEKKTPVNPFQQSPNWTKDPNLKSWDKLYQGFERSNDFPETDEEIFSDETDEVIQQPSQQNLHDETENGMRNHNFLQVKNKYIISPVKSGLMVIDQRRAHERVLFEHFMAVLEKNLGTSQRQLFPPRLELHAADAEVLDSILDELKTLGFEIRKADEQAFFVEGVPSMLSHLDARELVEKLLEDVKNRPVDVKEEIKTNLAQSLARASAINYGSVLKYEEIGELFDSLFACKTPNYSPTGKKIITIISLEEFEKLLK; from the coding sequence GTGTCAGACATTATCCAGCTCTTACCCGACTCGGTTGCCAATCAAATAGCAGCCGGAGAGGTTATCCAGCGTCCTGCATCGGTTGTTAAGGAATTGGTGGAAAATGCGATTGATGCCGGAGCCAATCAAATAAAAATAAATCTGAAAGATGCCGGTCGTACCCTTATTCAGGTCACCGACAATGGGAAAGGTATGTCTCCGAGTGATGCCCGGCTTGCCTTCGAGCGCCATGCTACATCGAAAATTAAAGCGGCGGCCGATCTGTTTTCCATCCGGACGATGGGATTCCGCGGGGAAGCACTGGCCTCGATTGCCGCTGTTGCCGATGTGGAGTTGCGTACCAAACAGGAAGGCGATGAGCTGGGAACGCGGCTGCACATTGTTGGTTCGGAAGTCAAATCGCAGGAGCCGGACAATTGTCCCGAAGGTTCCAATTTCTCTATCAAAAACCTTTTCTTCAACGTGCCGGCCCGCCGGAAATTTCTGAAGGCCAACAGCACAGAGTTAAAACATATCATTACGGAGATACAGCGGGTTGCTTTGGCCAACCCGGAACTGAGTTTTTCGCTTATCCATAACGACTCGGTTATTTACGATTTACCTTCCGAAAATCAGCGCAAGCGAATTGTCAATATTTTCGGCAAGAATATTAACCAAAGTCTGGTTCCCGTTCAGACTGACACCACCATTATCCGGGTTTCCGGTTATATCGGACAGCCCCGGTTTGCCCGGAAAACCATGGGGGAACAGTTCTTTTTCGTGAATGGACGCTTCATGCGTCATCCCTATTTTCACAAAGCGGTGATGCGGGCGTATGAGAAAATTCTTCCACCCGAAACCATTCCGGCCTATTTTCTCTATTTCGAAGTTGAACCAGGCACCATCGACATCAATATTCACCCGACAAAAACGGAAGTGAAATTTGAAGATGAACGCTCGGCCTGGCACATCATTCACGCCTGTATCCGGGAAGCTTTGGGAAAATTCAATGTGATGCCGTCCATCGAATTCGATCAGGCAGGGGCCATTGATATTCCCGTTGCACCACAACCCGGCGCCGTTGTGCCTGAACCGGAAATTCAGGTAAATCCCACATATAATCCGTTTGAGGAAGAAAAGAAAACGCCGGTCAACCCGTTTCAGCAAAGTCCCAACTGGACCAAGGACCCAAATCTAAAAAGCTGGGATAAACTGTACCAGGGATTTGAACGCTCCAACGATTTCCCGGAAACGGATGAAGAAATATTTTCCGATGAAACGGACGAGGTCATTCAACAACCGTCACAGCAAAACCTGCATGACGAGACGGAAAACGGGATGCGTAACCACAACTTCCTGCAGGTAAAAAACAAATACATCATTTCACCTGTTAAGTCGGGACTGATGGTTATTGATCAGCGAAGAGCGCACGAACGGGTATTGTTTGAGCATTTCATGGCTGTGCTGGAGAAAAACCTGGGAACCAGTCAACGTCAGCTTTTCCCGCCAAGGTTAGAACTTCACGCTGCCGATGCCGAAGTGCTCGACAGTATTCTTGATGAACTGAAAACACTGGGATTTGAAATTCGCAAAGCGGATGAGCAGGCTTTCTTCGTAGAAGGAGTTCCCAGTATGCTCAGTCACCTGGATGCAAGGGAGCTGGTTGAAAAATTGCTGGAAGATGTAAAGAACCGGCCAGTTGATGTGAAAGAAGAGATTAAAACAAATCTGGCACAATCGTTGGCACGCGCTTCAGCCATCAATTACGGCTCGGTTTTGAAATACGAGGAAATCGGAGAGTTGTTTGACAGCCTGTTTGCCTGCAAAACGCCGAATTACTCCCCAACGGGAAAGAAGATCATTACCATCATTTCGCTTGAAGAATTTGAAAAATTGTTAAAATAG
- a CDS encoding rhomboid family intramembrane serine protease encodes MTQFRPPSYNAIPPVVKNLIMLNVLMLVATWALKSFGIDLTQKLALYYPASPHFRPYQFVTHMFMHGGFMHLFFNMFALYMFGRVLEMVWGPKRFLIFYFITGLGAAAFYTLVNYIEISSLRDSVAAFINTPSPELLSTFVKEHLKHASPWVYDLINNWMDKPNNPAYIQQGTELVQRVLEMKMNIPVVGASGAIFGVLLAFGMLFPNTQLMLLFPPIPIKAKYFVIGYGVIELFLGVRNPGSDVAHFAHLGGMIFGFILIKFWNRNSNSFY; translated from the coding sequence ATGACACAATTCAGACCGCCTTCATATAACGCAATTCCCCCGGTCGTGAAAAACCTCATCATGCTGAACGTGTTGATGTTGGTTGCCACCTGGGCGTTGAAAAGTTTCGGCATTGATCTGACCCAGAAGCTGGCTCTTTATTACCCGGCTTCGCCGCATTTCAGGCCCTACCAGTTTGTAACGCATATGTTTATGCATGGTGGATTTATGCACCTGTTCTTTAATATGTTCGCTTTATACATGTTCGGGCGGGTGCTGGAAATGGTTTGGGGACCGAAGCGTTTTCTTATTTTTTACTTCATTACCGGACTGGGCGCTGCCGCATTTTATACACTGGTTAACTACATCGAGATTTCATCGCTGAGGGATTCTGTCGCAGCGTTTATCAATACGCCTTCGCCCGAACTTCTCTCCACATTTGTGAAAGAACATTTGAAGCATGCGAGCCCCTGGGTATATGACCTGATCAACAACTGGATGGATAAACCCAATAATCCGGCGTATATTCAGCAAGGAACCGAACTGGTACAGCGCGTACTCGAAATGAAAATGAATATACCGGTGGTGGGTGCTTCGGGAGCCATTTTCGGGGTTTTGCTGGCCTTCGGAATGTTATTCCCCAACACCCAACTGATGTTATTATTTCCGCCGATTCCGATTAAAGCCAAGTATTTTGTGATTGGTTATGGCGTAATTGAGTTATTTTTAGGTGTACGGAATCCGGGAAGCGACGTGGCACATTTTGCGCATCTGGGTGGTATGATTTTTGGTTTTATTCTGATTAAGTTCTGGAACCGGAACTCCAACAGTTTTTATTGA
- a CDS encoding rhomboid family intramembrane serine protease, whose protein sequence is MGILEEIKLSFKNGSYLTRLIYLNIGVWVIIRLIYVILFLSGAQDTPVLSWLSLPSSFDVFLTRPWTIITYMFLHFQFFHILFNILWLYWFGRIFLEYHDQRKLLSLYLIGGVAGGLVYMLAYNFLPPFQGKPSELLGASAAVIAIVIAISVYVPNHVIHLMFIGPVKIKWIAVVSIIMYIIGLGGNNAGGDFAHLGGALWGWLYMSQLVKGRNVSRGFERVLDKFFTWFKPRKKLRVEHRGEAVNIDYEYNNKKKEQQEYINQILEKIGKSGYDSLTKEEKETLFRMGNKK, encoded by the coding sequence ATGGGAATTTTAGAGGAAATAAAATTATCGTTTAAGAACGGCTCATATCTGACGCGGTTGATTTACCTGAACATTGGTGTTTGGGTCATCATCCGGCTCATTTATGTGATCCTTTTTCTTTCCGGAGCACAAGACACACCGGTGTTGAGTTGGCTTTCACTGCCTTCGTCATTCGACGTCTTTTTGACCCGTCCGTGGACGATTATTACCTATATGTTCCTCCATTTCCAGTTCTTTCATATTCTCTTTAATATTCTCTGGCTCTACTGGTTCGGACGTATTTTTCTTGAGTACCACGATCAGCGCAAACTACTTAGCCTCTATTTGATTGGTGGTGTTGCCGGTGGTTTGGTTTACATGCTTGCTTACAATTTCCTTCCCCCTTTCCAGGGAAAACCGTCTGAATTACTGGGCGCATCGGCAGCCGTTATTGCTATCGTGATAGCCATCTCGGTATATGTGCCCAACCATGTTATTCATTTGATGTTCATCGGGCCGGTAAAAATCAAATGGATTGCTGTCGTTTCCATCATCATGTACATTATCGGATTGGGCGGTAACAACGCCGGCGGCGATTTTGCCCACCTCGGCGGAGCACTGTGGGGCTGGCTTTATATGTCGCAGCTTGTAAAAGGTCGCAATGTTTCACGAGGGTTCGAGCGGGTTCTGGATAAATTCTTCACCTGGTTCAAACCACGAAAAAAGCTGCGGGTAGAACATCGCGGCGAAGCCGTCAATATCGACTACGAGTACAACAACAAAAAGAAAGAGCAACAGGAGTACATCAATCAAATACTGGAAAAAATCGGTAAATCGGGATACGACAGTCTGACCAAAGAAGAAAAGGAAACACTGTTCCGAATGGGAAATAAAAAATAA
- a CDS encoding endonuclease/exonuclease/phosphatase family protein: protein MKSFILKIAFFVNIFFALALGISYLSVHIPPDRFWYPAFLGMAYPYLLLVNIIFIFFWLWFKPRRIWLSLLVFILGINHFNDYYQLLPTKDFKGNGYKILSYNVHHFTYDLSKKKSNSPELVEFLKKEAPDIICLQETRLLKKGKLSPSSIRDLIPSIHYYQLAHTTTYAGPLTFSRYPIVNLGEIRFRKSYNMVLFSDIVLPGNDTVRVYNCHLQSNRILPNEYGVVDSLTMGNDPKLKETRLVLAKLKRAFVIRANQARILSAHIAKSPYPVIVCGDFNDTPVSYAYRKVRGNLKDAFVESGFGTGNSYNGQLPSFRIDYILHSSLFEAHNFKRIKVGYSDHYPVTTTLTIRDNNSESE from the coding sequence TTGAAGAGCTTTATCCTCAAAATAGCATTCTTTGTCAACATCTTTTTTGCCCTGGCATTAGGCATATCTTATCTATCGGTGCATATTCCGCCCGACAGATTTTGGTATCCGGCCTTTCTGGGAATGGCTTATCCGTACCTGCTCCTTGTCAACATCATTTTCATCTTCTTCTGGCTCTGGTTCAAACCACGCCGTATATGGCTTTCCCTTCTTGTCTTCATTCTTGGAATCAACCATTTCAACGATTATTATCAGCTTCTTCCTACAAAGGATTTTAAAGGAAACGGTTACAAGATACTCAGCTATAATGTCCATCACTTCACGTACGATCTGAGTAAGAAGAAGAGTAACTCACCGGAACTGGTGGAATTCTTAAAAAAAGAAGCACCGGATATTATCTGTTTACAGGAGACCCGCCTGCTGAAAAAAGGGAAATTGAGCCCTTCCTCTATCCGCGATCTCATTCCTTCCATTCATTATTACCAGTTGGCGCATACCACCACGTATGCCGGACCGCTTACATTTTCGCGTTACCCGATTGTCAACCTGGGAGAAATCCGTTTCAGGAAATCGTATAATATGGTGCTTTTCTCGGATATTGTCCTACCGGGAAATGACACGGTCCGGGTGTATAACTGTCACTTGCAGTCCAACCGTATTCTTCCGAATGAATATGGAGTTGTAGATTCGTTGACCATGGGGAACGACCCAAAACTGAAAGAAACGCGCCTGGTGTTAGCAAAACTGAAAAGAGCATTTGTTATCAGGGCTAACCAGGCACGGATTTTATCGGCTCACATTGCAAAATCTCCTTACCCGGTTATTGTTTGCGGGGATTTTAACGATACGCCCGTTTCTTATGCTTACCGGAAAGTGAGGGGCAATTTGAAAGATGCCTTTGTCGAATCGGGATTTGGAACCGGAAATTCGTATAACGGCCAGCTGCCTTCGTTCCGGATTGATTACATCCTGCACAGCAGCCTTTTTGAAGCGCATAACTTTAAACGCATAAAAGTTGGGTACTCCGATCACTACCCGGTTACGACAACTTTGACCATCCGGGATAATAATTCTGAATCAGAATAG
- a CDS encoding DUF58 domain-containing protein, which yields MPFFIAFPLKNLFDIEAFQQFDNLELIAREVVEGFITGLHRSPFHGFSVEFAEHRLYNTGESTKHIDWKLYARTERLFVKQYEEETNLRCQLVVDTSSSMLFPYRRRGKELLKSKLAFSVYSAAALTYLMRRQRDAVGLSMFDEDLHFHSEARLSSVHSDMIYGKLAELIHTGSPETNRGTQAADVLHRLAESMPKRSLVVIFSDMISGSAPDDLFQALQHLRYNKHEVILFHVTDHQLEKELGYSNRPHRFIDIETGERIHMNPAEYRKMYQEEQEKVFTELKLRCGQFNIDLVEADIREDFHDVLWSYLVKRKKLF from the coding sequence ATGCCTTTTTTTATTGCATTTCCGTTGAAAAATCTGTTCGACATAGAAGCCTTTCAGCAGTTCGATAATCTGGAACTGATTGCCCGCGAAGTTGTGGAGGGATTCATTACCGGTTTGCACCGGAGTCCGTTTCATGGTTTCTCGGTAGAGTTTGCCGAGCACCGGTTATACAATACGGGCGAATCGACCAAACACATCGATTGGAAGCTGTATGCGCGGACGGAGCGTTTATTCGTTAAGCAATACGAAGAAGAGACGAACCTGCGTTGCCAGTTGGTGGTCGATACCAGTTCGTCGATGTTGTTTCCCTACCGGAGAAGAGGAAAAGAACTGCTAAAAAGCAAGTTGGCTTTTTCGGTGTACAGCGCGGCTGCCCTAACCTACCTCATGCGAAGACAGCGCGACGCAGTGGGCTTGTCGATGTTCGACGAAGATTTGCACTTTCACAGCGAAGCGCGTTTATCATCCGTCCATTCCGATATGATTTACGGTAAGCTGGCGGAGTTAATCCATACCGGTTCCCCGGAAACAAATCGCGGGACACAGGCGGCCGATGTGTTACACCGGTTGGCTGAGAGCATGCCCAAACGTTCGCTGGTCGTCATTTTCAGTGATATGATTTCGGGTTCTGCACCCGATGATCTTTTTCAGGCATTGCAGCATTTGCGCTATAACAAACACGAGGTCATTCTTTTTCACGTGACCGATCACCAGCTGGAGAAAGAGTTGGGTTATAGCAATCGCCCTCATCGCTTTATTGATATTGAAACGGGGGAGCGTATTCACATGAATCCGGCCGAATACCGGAAAATGTACCAGGAAGAGCAGGAAAAGGTTTTCACCGAGCTAAAACTAAGGTGCGGACAATTTAATATCGATTTGGTTGAAGCAGACATTCGCGAAGATTTTCACGACGTTTTGTGGTCGTACCTGGTCAAGCGAAAAAAGCTATTCTGA
- the trxA gene encoding thioredoxin, with translation MAIEVTDANFEEVVLQSDKPVLVDFWAEWCGPCRMVGPLVEELAHDYEGKVVVTKMDVDSNPGTAAKFGIRNIPTILFFKGGDVADKQVGAVPKTILSSKLDALL, from the coding sequence ATGGCAATTGAAGTTACTGATGCTAATTTCGAGGAGGTTGTATTGCAATCGGATAAACCTGTATTAGTTGATTTCTGGGCTGAATGGTGTGGCCCGTGCCGTATGGTTGGTCCACTGGTGGAAGAGCTGGCCCATGATTATGAAGGGAAAGTGGTAGTTACCAAAATGGATGTGGATAGCAATCCTGGAACAGCGGCTAAATTTGGTATTCGCAATATTCCTACCATCCTTTTCTTTAAAGGTGGTGATGTTGCAGATAAGCAGGTTGGAGCAGTACCGAAGACGATTCTTTCTTCGAAATTAGATGCTCTCTTGTAA